TCAATCTGGAAGACGCTGACGTGATCGTCGCTGGCGGCCGCGGATTGGGCGGTCCCGGACCTTTTCGCCTGCTAAAGGAGCTGGCCGACGCATTGGGCGGTGTGGTGGGTGCATCCCGGGCGGCAGTGGATGCCGGCTGGATCGGCCATGAACATCAGGTGGGGCAGACCGGACACACGGTGAGACCCAAATTGTACATTGCCGTGGGCATTTCCGGAGCGGTTCAGCATCTGGTGGGCATGCAAAACGCCGACGTGATCGTGGCCATCAACAAGGACCCTGATGCGCCTATTTTCAAGGTCGCTCATTTCGGGGTCGTGGGGGATCTGTTTCAAATCGTTCCCGCATTGACGGAGGAAGTGAAAAAGCGGAGAGGACTTCCTTTATTCAAAGCGGAAACAAACGACCCGGTCGCGGCGGGTTAACGTGAGGAGGGAGAGAATGGCCAACGAAAAATTTGACGCCATCGTCGTGGGAGCGGGTCCGGCGGGGAGTGCGGCGGCCTACACCATGGCCAAGGCGGGATTGTCCGTGGTCCTGCTTGAACGGGGGGAATTTCCGGGGGCGAAAAACTTGTTCGGTGGGGTGCTCTACCGCAAACAACTGGAGGATGTATTGCCCGATCAGTGGCACAAAGCGCCGGTGGAGCGTCATATCGTCGAACAGCGGATCTGGCTGATGGGAAAGGATTCGGCGGTTACGTTCAGCCACAGAAACGAAGCTTACAAGGAACCATACAACTGCTGGACTGCCCTTCGCGTGAAATTTGACCAGTGGTTCGCCGCTCAGGCGGAAGCGGCGGGGGCCTTGCCCATTTACGAGACGGTGGCCACTGAGCTGATCACCGAGGGGGATCGCGTGGTCGGGGTACGCACCGATCGGGAGGACGGCGATCTTTACGCGGACGTGGTGGTGATCGCCGACGGTGTCAATTCTCTGTTGGGTAAACAGTTGGGCATCCACAAGGAATGGCAGCCGGATGAGGTTTCATTGGCGGTGAAAGAGATCATCGCCCTGCCCAGGGAAAAGATCCAGGACCGTTTCAATCTGGAAGGAGATGAAGGCGTCACCATCGAGTTTATGGGCGAGACGTCGTTGGGGATGGCCGGGATGGGCTTCCTTTACACCAACAAGGATACGTTGTCGCTCGGCATCGGCGTGATGGTGAACCATCTCAAAAAGAAGAAGATCAAGCCGTACGAACTGCTGGATCATGTGAAAAAGCATCCGATGATCCGACGGCTGATCGAGGGAGGGGAAACCAAGGAGTACTCGGGACACCTGATCCCCGAGGGCGGATGGAATTCCGTTCCTCCGCTCAGCGGAAATGGTTGGTGCATCACCGGGGATGCTGCCCAGCTCGTCAACTTTGTGCACCGGGAAGGG
Above is a window of Polycladomyces zharkentensis DNA encoding:
- a CDS encoding FAD-dependent oxidoreductase, which translates into the protein MANEKFDAIVVGAGPAGSAAAYTMAKAGLSVVLLERGEFPGAKNLFGGVLYRKQLEDVLPDQWHKAPVERHIVEQRIWLMGKDSAVTFSHRNEAYKEPYNCWTALRVKFDQWFAAQAEAAGALPIYETVATELITEGDRVVGVRTDREDGDLYADVVVIADGVNSLLGKQLGIHKEWQPDEVSLAVKEIIALPREKIQDRFNLEGDEGVTIEFMGETSLGMAGMGFLYTNKDTLSLGIGVMVNHLKKKKIKPYELLDHVKKHPMIRRLIEGGETKEYSGHLIPEGGWNSVPPLSGNGWCITGDAAQLVNFVHREGSNLAMTSGRMAGEAVIEAKKRGDFSRETLRLYDQKVADSFIRKDLVKYKGMHQILKEEDPELLFNRLPQAVNRAAYEMFLVDGVPKGEKQKKAIQYLKQAAGGTWNLLKMGVKGWRAMNG